In one Dermatophilaceae bacterium Sec6.4 genomic region, the following are encoded:
- the rplT gene encoding 50S ribosomal protein L20 — MARVKRAVNAHKKRRVVLEQASGYRGQRSRLYRKAKEQVTHSMSYSYRDRRARKGDFRRLWIQRINAGARANGMTYNRFIQGLKAAEIEVDRRMLAELAVNDAPAFAALVEIAKVNVPAHDENAKGEQADAESAA, encoded by the coding sequence GTGGCACGCGTGAAGCGGGCAGTCAACGCCCACAAGAAGCGTCGCGTCGTCCTGGAACAGGCGAGCGGCTACCGCGGTCAGCGTTCGCGCCTGTACCGCAAGGCGAAAGAGCAAGTAACTCACAGCATGAGTTACTCCTACCGGGACCGCCGGGCCCGCAAGGGTGACTTCCGTCGCCTCTGGATCCAGCGCATCAACGCCGGTGCCCGCGCCAACGGCATGACCTACAACCGCTTCATCCAGGGCCTGAAGGCTGCTGAGATCGAGGTCGACCGCCGGATGCTCGCCGAGCTCGCCGTGAACGACGCCCCGGCCTTCGCCGCGCTCGTCGAGATCGCCAAGGTCAACGTCCCGGCGCACGATGAGAACGCCAAGGGTGAGCAGGCCGACGCCGAGAGCGCTGCCTGA
- a CDS encoding MFS transporter, translating into MSIRPFRRVLAVRDARRVLLLGFLLRLPIFSAGVILTLHVVGHLHRSYTQAGLVAAAGTVAIAVSGPWRGRLLDRHGLRRVVAPSVLVNAVCWSIAPFVGYWALLVLSVVAGLFVVPTFSVIRQGVIAAVPDTDRRTALSLDGIVIELAFMSGPLIVVWLTTAVSTVWVLFGIQMMGVGVGALLWWADPPLRDDTVATGVTEKDVSRRAWLRPRFILICSAAAASTIVLTGSDVSFVAAMQQFASAGSLGLVLVVWGAGSLMGGVVYGALARSISPAWLLLGLAVTTAPMAFATTPWMLAVLALPAGIFCAPTIASTVDALSRAVPQSARGEAMGWHGSSMTLGSALGAPIGGLAIDRFGFAGGFLVVAALGVVIALLVALAPRVHARRTTAQHVLAA; encoded by the coding sequence ATGTCGATCAGACCATTCCGGCGAGTACTCGCCGTGCGCGATGCACGTCGCGTGCTGCTGCTGGGCTTTCTGCTACGCCTGCCGATCTTTTCGGCAGGCGTGATCCTCACTCTGCACGTCGTGGGTCACCTGCACCGCTCCTACACCCAGGCCGGGTTGGTGGCCGCGGCAGGCACGGTTGCCATTGCCGTCTCGGGGCCCTGGCGGGGCAGGCTGCTGGATCGGCACGGACTGCGCCGGGTGGTGGCGCCATCGGTCCTGGTCAACGCGGTGTGCTGGTCCATTGCCCCGTTCGTCGGGTACTGGGCCTTGTTGGTCCTGTCGGTGGTGGCCGGCTTGTTCGTCGTGCCTACCTTCTCGGTGATTCGCCAGGGAGTGATCGCGGCAGTGCCCGACACCGATCGCCGCACGGCCTTGTCGCTGGACGGGATTGTCATCGAGTTGGCGTTCATGTCGGGTCCGCTGATCGTCGTATGGCTGACGACGGCGGTTTCGACGGTATGGGTCCTGTTCGGCATCCAGATGATGGGTGTCGGCGTCGGGGCGCTTCTGTGGTGGGCCGATCCGCCGCTGCGCGACGATACCGTCGCCACCGGGGTCACGGAGAAAGATGTTTCCCGCCGCGCGTGGCTGCGACCGCGCTTTATCCTCATCTGTTCCGCTGCGGCAGCCTCGACGATCGTTCTCACCGGTAGTGACGTGTCTTTCGTGGCGGCGATGCAGCAGTTCGCCTCCGCGGGCTCCCTCGGACTCGTGCTGGTGGTGTGGGGGGCAGGTTCGTTGATGGGCGGAGTGGTCTACGGCGCCCTCGCGCGTTCGATCTCGCCGGCGTGGCTGCTGTTGGGGCTGGCCGTCACGACCGCGCCGATGGCATTTGCCACCACGCCCTGGATGCTGGCCGTCCTGGCGCTGCCGGCCGGTATCTTCTGCGCCCCGACCATTGCCTCGACGGTGGATGCGCTGTCGCGGGCCGTGCCGCAGTCGGCTCGTGGGGAGGCAATGGGATGGCACGGTTCCTCGATGACGCTCGGCTCGGCGCTGGGCGCGCCGATCGGGGGACTGGCCATCGACCGGTTCGGTTTCGCCGGCGGTTTCCTCGTAGTGGCGGCGTTGGGGGTGGTCATCGCCCTCCTGGTTGCCCTCGCCCCTCGGGTGCATGCCCGTCGGACCACTGCCCAGCACGTGCTCGCCGCCTGA
- the infC gene encoding translation initiation factor IF-3, producing the protein MRLVGPNGEQVGIVRVEDALRLAGEADLDLVEVAPMAKPPVAKLMDYGKFKYEAAVKAREARKNQVNTVIKEIKLRLKIDPHDYGTKKGHVERFLNAGDKVKVTIMFRGREQSRPEMGFKLLQRLAEDVGEIGFVESSPKQDGRNMVMVIGPVKKKAEARAEGRRKREAEAADQSGETATAQTAEPADETVTTE; encoded by the coding sequence GTGCGGTTGGTTGGACCCAATGGTGAACAGGTCGGAATCGTGCGCGTCGAGGATGCGTTGCGACTGGCCGGTGAAGCCGATCTGGATCTGGTCGAGGTCGCACCGATGGCAAAGCCGCCGGTTGCCAAACTGATGGACTACGGCAAGTTCAAGTACGAAGCTGCCGTCAAGGCCCGTGAGGCTCGCAAGAACCAGGTCAACACGGTCATCAAGGAGATCAAGCTGCGGCTGAAGATCGACCCTCATGACTACGGCACGAAGAAGGGCCATGTCGAGCGCTTCCTGAACGCCGGCGACAAGGTCAAGGTGACCATCATGTTCCGCGGCCGCGAGCAGTCCCGTCCCGAGATGGGTTTCAAGTTGCTGCAGCGGTTGGCCGAGGACGTGGGCGAGATCGGTTTCGTCGAGAGCTCGCCGAAACAGGATGGCCGCAACATGGTCATGGTCATCGGACCGGTCAAGAAGAAGGCTGAGGCCCGCGCCGAAGGTCGCCGCAAACGCGAAGCCGAAGCCGCTGACCAGTCAGGTGAGACTGCGACCGCGCAGACGGCAGAGCCCGCCGACGAAACCGTCACCACCGAATGA
- the pheT gene encoding phenylalanine--tRNA ligase subunit beta translates to MRVPVEWLREYVAVPAEATGADIAASLVRVGLEEEGLHGSDITGPLVVGRVISAAPEAQKNGKTINWCHVDVGDANGSGEPQGIVCGAHNFSAGDWVVCVLPGGVLPGGFAISARKTYGHVSAGMICAADELGMPDDGSGGIIRLAELLPGAQLRPGQDVIPLLGLDRETVEINVTPDRGYCFCLRGVAREYSHATGALFTDPVPALLAHAPDGDGDGYPVRLEDDAPLRGQLGCRRYVARVVRGIDPGAATPPWMATRLTEAGMRPISLIVDVSNYVMLALGQPTHTFDLATLSGPIVVRRAREGEVLRTLDGQDRSLFSQDLLITDDGSTVIGIAGVMGGAATEISDGTSEVLIEAANFDPTTIARSARRHKLPSEASKRFERGVDPQLASAAAQLIVDLLVEFAGGVADAAVTDVGEVSTPAAIEFDLNLPTRLVGVHYPAADVIGVLSEIGCDIEQIGDRANVIPPSWRPDLRTSPDLVEEVARIRGYEAIPSIVPTPPGGRGLTRKQHSRRMLADLLAGRGLQETWSAPFIGASSLDQLGIDADDPRRRAVRIVNPLSQEADLFRTTLLPGLADILRRNVSRGSRDVALFEFGLVALPGAKLGHAPTMAPGLRPEDTVLAQIREAVPHQPRYLSFILSGERDRTAWWGAGRVADWTDALEIVGDLGEALGLTLGTRNDECAPFHPGRCAAVSAPDGERVGWVGELHPKVCEALELPRRTVAGELDVDVLLAASAGETVSAPVSTFPMAGSDVALVVGAEVAAVLVEAALRTGAGELLESVSLFDVYQGEQVEVGRKSLAYRLHFRAADRTLTTAEVNTARDRAVACAEQETGAYQRIG, encoded by the coding sequence ATGCGGGTTCCCGTGGAGTGGCTGCGCGAATACGTCGCGGTGCCTGCTGAGGCGACCGGAGCCGACATTGCGGCTTCCCTGGTTCGGGTGGGACTGGAGGAAGAAGGGTTGCACGGCAGCGATATCACCGGGCCGCTCGTCGTCGGCAGGGTCATCAGTGCCGCCCCCGAAGCGCAGAAGAACGGCAAGACGATCAACTGGTGCCACGTGGATGTCGGCGACGCGAACGGCAGCGGCGAGCCGCAGGGGATCGTCTGTGGCGCGCACAACTTCAGCGCTGGGGATTGGGTTGTCTGCGTGCTGCCCGGCGGGGTACTGCCCGGCGGGTTCGCTATCTCGGCGCGTAAGACGTACGGCCATGTCAGCGCCGGGATGATCTGCGCCGCCGACGAGCTCGGTATGCCCGATGACGGTTCCGGTGGCATCATCCGACTCGCTGAGCTCCTGCCGGGGGCCCAGCTGCGACCCGGCCAGGACGTCATACCGCTCCTGGGTCTGGATCGCGAGACGGTCGAGATCAACGTGACTCCCGACCGTGGCTACTGCTTCTGTCTGCGGGGAGTGGCCAGGGAGTACTCGCATGCGACCGGGGCGTTGTTCACCGACCCGGTTCCGGCTCTGCTGGCGCATGCGCCGGACGGTGACGGCGATGGATACCCGGTCCGGTTGGAGGACGACGCGCCGTTGCGCGGGCAGCTCGGCTGCCGACGCTATGTCGCACGGGTCGTGCGCGGTATCGATCCCGGTGCAGCGACCCCGCCGTGGATGGCAACCCGGCTGACCGAAGCCGGTATGCGACCCATCTCACTGATTGTCGACGTCAGCAACTATGTGATGTTGGCGCTCGGTCAGCCCACTCACACCTTCGATCTAGCGACTTTGTCGGGGCCGATCGTCGTACGCAGGGCCCGTGAGGGAGAGGTTCTACGCACTCTGGACGGACAGGACCGTTCGCTGTTCAGCCAGGATCTGTTGATCACCGACGACGGATCGACGGTAATCGGCATCGCGGGGGTGATGGGGGGTGCCGCAACGGAAATCTCCGATGGCACCAGTGAGGTCCTGATCGAGGCTGCCAATTTCGACCCCACCACGATCGCCCGGTCCGCTCGACGACACAAACTTCCTTCGGAGGCGTCGAAGAGGTTCGAGCGGGGTGTGGATCCACAGCTTGCGTCAGCCGCAGCCCAGCTGATCGTGGACCTGCTGGTCGAGTTCGCAGGTGGCGTGGCAGACGCGGCCGTGACCGACGTCGGTGAGGTATCCACGCCCGCTGCCATCGAATTCGATCTGAATCTGCCGACCCGCCTGGTGGGGGTGCACTACCCAGCTGCCGACGTCATCGGAGTGCTCAGCGAGATCGGTTGCGACATCGAGCAGATCGGCGACCGGGCGAACGTCATTCCGCCCAGCTGGCGGCCGGATCTACGCACGTCGCCGGATCTGGTGGAGGAAGTCGCCCGGATCCGCGGGTACGAGGCAATACCGTCGATCGTGCCGACCCCCCCGGGGGGTCGCGGTCTGACCCGTAAGCAGCACAGTCGACGGATGTTGGCCGATCTCCTTGCCGGGCGCGGCTTGCAGGAGACCTGGAGTGCGCCGTTCATCGGTGCCTCGAGTCTGGACCAGCTCGGTATCGACGCCGATGACCCACGTCGACGAGCGGTTCGCATCGTCAACCCCCTCTCGCAGGAAGCGGACCTCTTCCGCACTACTTTGCTGCCGGGGCTGGCAGACATCCTGCGGCGCAACGTATCCCGCGGCAGCCGTGACGTTGCGTTGTTCGAGTTCGGGCTAGTTGCGCTGCCAGGAGCAAAACTCGGTCACGCGCCGACGATGGCCCCTGGCCTGCGGCCCGAGGACACGGTCCTCGCTCAGATCCGCGAGGCCGTCCCGCATCAGCCGCGCTATCTGAGCTTCATCCTTTCCGGCGAGCGTGACCGCACTGCCTGGTGGGGAGCAGGCCGGGTAGCGGACTGGACCGATGCCCTGGAGATCGTGGGCGACCTCGGCGAGGCGCTCGGTCTGACGTTGGGCACCCGTAACGACGAGTGCGCGCCGTTCCACCCCGGACGCTGCGCCGCGGTCAGCGCGCCCGACGGCGAACGGGTCGGATGGGTCGGTGAGTTGCACCCGAAGGTCTGCGAGGCGTTGGAACTGCCTCGGCGCACCGTCGCCGGGGAGCTGGATGTCGACGTCCTGCTCGCCGCGAGCGCTGGCGAGACTGTGTCCGCACCCGTTTCCACCTTCCCGATGGCCGGTAGCGATGTCGCTCTCGTGGTCGGTGCAGAGGTGGCTGCTGTCTTGGTCGAAGCTGCCTTGCGCACCGGGGCGGGCGAGTTGCTCGAGTCGGTCTCGCTCTTCGATGTCTATCAGGGGGAGCAGGTCGAGGTCGGCAGGAAATCGTTGGCCTACCGGCTGCACTTCCGGGCAGCAGACCGTACCCTCACGACCGCGGAGGTCAACACTGCGCGTGACCGGGCAGTGGCATGTGCAGAACAAGAGACGGGTGCCTACCAGCGAATTGGATGA
- a CDS encoding TfoX/Sxy family protein — MTHDPLLASRIRALLADEAATSERAMFGGLAFLVTGRLAVAASGHGQLMVRVDPSRSAEWVDPPSVLPVQMKGRALAGWLEVSADALREDEVLRVWVERGVARAAALPTRS, encoded by the coding sequence ATGACGCACGATCCGCTGCTGGCTTCGCGCATCCGAGCACTGCTCGCGGACGAAGCGGCCACGTCCGAAAGGGCGATGTTCGGTGGATTGGCGTTCCTGGTCACGGGGCGGTTGGCAGTTGCCGCAAGCGGGCACGGGCAGCTGATGGTGCGGGTGGACCCCAGCCGGTCTGCTGAGTGGGTGGACCCACCATCCGTGCTGCCGGTGCAGATGAAGGGCCGCGCCCTGGCCGGATGGCTCGAAGTGAGCGCCGATGCCCTGCGGGAGGACGAGGTCCTGCGCGTCTGGGTCGAACGTGGTGTGGCCCGCGCCGCAGCCCTGCCGACGCGCAGCTGA
- the rpmI gene encoding 50S ribosomal protein L35: MPKMKTHSGAKKRIRVTASGKLMRQRARHVHKFQERSSSNARRLVNDVVVAPADTKRMKRLLGK, encoded by the coding sequence ATGCCGAAGATGAAGACGCACAGCGGAGCCAAGAAGCGCATCCGCGTTACGGCGTCCGGCAAGTTGATGCGCCAGCGGGCGCGTCACGTGCACAAGTTCCAGGAGCGCAGCTCCAGCAATGCCCGCCGGTTGGTGAACGACGTTGTCGTCGCTCCTGCGGACACCAAGAGGATGAAACGCCTGCTCGGTAAGTAA
- a CDS encoding RNA methyltransferase, with amino-acid sequence MRERTGRFVVEGPQGIRELLQFAPATAVEVYVDVACAERHQVLLESARTADVAVLDCSADVLGELADSTHPQGILAVARTLDVPLAPALDSVVAAADAGFVVILSQVRDPGNAGTVLRGADAAGARAVILTDSSVDVYNPKVVRSTAGSLWHLPVVVGVDLASVIDACRKRGITVIAADGSGSVLLPDAKLGSAHAWVMGNEAWGLPEQLREQCDVVVRVPIHGYAESLNLAMAATICMYASASAQAVPQPR; translated from the coding sequence ATGCGTGAACGGACCGGCCGCTTCGTCGTCGAGGGCCCGCAAGGTATCCGGGAGCTGTTGCAATTCGCCCCTGCGACCGCTGTCGAGGTCTACGTCGACGTTGCCTGTGCGGAGCGGCACCAGGTGCTGTTGGAATCAGCGCGTACAGCCGACGTCGCCGTGCTTGACTGCAGCGCAGACGTACTCGGTGAACTTGCCGACTCGACGCACCCGCAGGGGATCCTGGCGGTCGCGCGCACGCTGGACGTGCCGCTCGCCCCGGCTCTGGACAGTGTCGTCGCAGCAGCAGATGCGGGTTTCGTCGTGATCCTCTCGCAGGTACGCGACCCCGGTAACGCCGGGACAGTCCTGCGGGGGGCAGATGCGGCCGGTGCGCGGGCGGTCATCCTGACCGACTCCAGTGTCGACGTCTACAACCCGAAGGTCGTGCGGTCGACGGCTGGGTCGCTGTGGCATCTGCCGGTTGTCGTCGGTGTTGATCTGGCGTCCGTGATCGATGCCTGTCGCAAGCGGGGCATTACCGTCATCGCCGCCGACGGCTCCGGGTCGGTGCTACTGCCCGACGCGAAGCTCGGGTCTGCGCATGCGTGGGTGATGGGCAACGAAGCCTGGGGTCTGCCGGAGCAGTTGCGCGAGCAGTGCGACGTCGTCGTCCGGGTACCGATCCACGGCTACGCCGAATCCCTGAATCTGGCGATGGCCGCGACGATCTGCATGTACGCGAGCGCGAGCGCCCAGGCCGTGCCGCAACCCCGATGA
- the pheS gene encoding phenylalanine--tRNA ligase subunit alpha → MSGPNTQFDPVEVAALNPVQIDAAVQAATDAIGAADSLEALKVVRTSHQGPKSPLALANQEIGALPPSAKAEAGKRMGAARGLVAGQFTARQVQLETERDERILLEERVDMTLLVARRPVGRRHPVELMSQQMADVMVGMGWEIAEGPEVEAEWFTFDALNFDEDHPARQMQDTFYVDPPEAGLVLRTHTSPVQAREMLERGAPLYIAVPGRVFRTDELDATHMPAFHQMEGLAVDEGLTMAHLKGTLDRLASELFGEDITTRLRPSYFPFTEPSAEMDLRCFVCRGADPTCRTCSGTGWIEWGGCGMVNQNVLRACGIDPDRYSGFAFGMGIDRALMFRTGVADMREMIEGDVRFNAQFGMEI, encoded by the coding sequence ATGTCAGGCCCCAACACCCAGTTCGACCCGGTCGAAGTTGCCGCCTTGAACCCTGTGCAGATCGACGCAGCGGTCCAGGCTGCGACCGACGCCATCGGGGCGGCCGACTCTCTGGAGGCGCTCAAAGTGGTGCGTACGTCGCACCAGGGGCCGAAAAGCCCGCTGGCGTTGGCGAATCAGGAGATCGGTGCGCTGCCGCCCAGTGCGAAGGCGGAAGCCGGTAAGCGGATGGGCGCGGCACGCGGGCTGGTCGCGGGACAGTTCACGGCGCGTCAGGTCCAACTGGAGACCGAGCGGGACGAACGCATTCTGCTCGAAGAGCGGGTCGACATGACCCTGCTGGTCGCCCGGCGCCCGGTCGGACGCAGGCACCCCGTCGAGCTGATGAGCCAGCAGATGGCCGACGTCATGGTGGGGATGGGTTGGGAGATCGCCGAGGGGCCGGAGGTCGAGGCCGAATGGTTCACCTTCGACGCGTTGAACTTCGACGAAGACCACCCGGCGCGGCAGATGCAGGACACCTTCTACGTCGACCCGCCCGAGGCCGGTCTGGTGCTACGCACCCATACCTCCCCGGTGCAGGCGCGAGAAATGCTCGAACGGGGCGCGCCTCTCTACATCGCGGTGCCCGGACGGGTGTTCCGTACGGACGAACTGGACGCCACGCACATGCCCGCCTTCCATCAGATGGAGGGCCTCGCCGTCGATGAGGGCCTCACGATGGCTCACCTCAAGGGCACCCTGGACCGGTTGGCGAGCGAACTCTTCGGCGAGGACATCACCACGCGATTGCGCCCGTCGTACTTCCCGTTCACCGAGCCGTCTGCAGAGATGGACCTGCGGTGCTTTGTATGTCGAGGAGCCGACCCAACCTGCCGTACCTGCAGTGGCACCGGCTGGATCGAATGGGGCGGTTGCGGAATGGTCAATCAGAACGTGCTGCGCGCCTGCGGGATCGATCCGGACAGGTATTCCGGGTTCGCCTTCGGGATGGGCATCGACCGCGCGTTGATGTTCCGCACGGGTGTGGCCGATATGCGCGAAATGATCGAGGGCGACGTGCGTTTCAACGCGCAGTTCGGGATGGAGATCTGA